In the genome of Nonomuraea sp. NBC_00507, the window CGACCTGGTGAGCCCGCGCAGGTAGTTGGCACCCTCGCCGTCCTCGCACAACACCAGCGTGCCGCGTCTGCTGACCGTCACGTTGTCGGGCAGGTCGAGCGCCGAGGAGCGCGGCGACTCGTAGACGAGCTTGAGCCGGCCGCTCCACGTCTCGTACCCCCACACCTGCCCCCGGCCCTTGCCGAACCCCGACGGCGGCGGGTCGGCGGGATCGGTGTCGCCGCCCTGCGTGGAGACGAAGTAGACCGTCCCCTGGTGGAAGACCGCGCCCTCCAGCCTGGAGAAGATCGCCGCCCCCTGGGCCCGCCCCTGGCGGCCGACGGCCTGCACGACCTCGTCGTTGGACGGCTTGCCGCGGAAGTCGGGGTCGGGGTCGTCGATGTCCACCCAGACGGTCGTGTACGCTGCTCCAGGCTCCTGCCCCAGCGACAGGTCCTTGCGCTTGGCTCCCTTGACGGCGAGCATCTGCAGCCGGCCGCCGTCGAGCAGCTTCCCGGCCAGGACCGGGTGCTTCGGCGGCAGATACCGGTAGAACCCGGAGGGAAAGCCGAAGTTGTCCTCGGTCAGGTAAATCGCGCCCGTCGACGGGTCGAACGCCGCCGACTCGTGCGGGAAGCGCCCCGCCGACCTGATCGGCCTGGCCGTGGCCGCGCGACCGACCGGGACCTCGAAGATGTAGCCGTGCTTCTCGGTCAGCCTGGCGTTGTCGCCGCCGGAGAAGTCGTCGGCCACGTCAGGGCCGTTGACCGTCTCCTCGCAGCTCACCCAGGCGCGCCACGCCATCGGACCGCCCGAGCAGTTCATCATCGTGCCGTTCAGCGAGGGCCCACTCTTGATCACCTCGCCGTAGCGAGTGACGCGCAGGGTCGAGGTGCCGCCGCCGGCCATCGGGTCGTAGGCCCTGTCCTTGTCGCCGAACGCGCCGACGGGCCCGTTGACCTCATGGTTGCGGATCAGGATCGTGCTGCCGCCGGGACCGGAGAAGGCCGCCATGCCGTCGTGCCGGCCCGGCACGGCCGACCCGTCGCTGAACTTCTCGCCCGCGGCGCTGAACGAGCGGTATTTGAACCCCTCGGGCAGGTGCAGCCGCACCTTGCCGTCCCGCAGGTCGCGTACGGGACGCAGCGGCCCGTACGCGCCGGGCGCCGCCTTGGCCCCGCCCTGCGCTCCCGCGCACGCGACGCCGGCAAAGGGACCGGCGATGCCGGCCACCACATGGGAGAGGAAGCGTCGACGATCCACAACCTGAGACGGTATCCCGTTCCCCGAACTGAATCTCGGTAATCCCACGTCTTTATCCACAGCTTGTGGACACACCCCGCCCGACGGCCGGTTTGCCGACGATCGCTACGCTGCCTAGGTGAATAACGGCTACGTGGAACTGAGCAGGGAGCGGTGGAGCGAGCTCCGCAAGAACACGCCCTTGACTCTCACCGCAGGAGAGCTGGAAGAGCTGCGCGGCGTTGACGACCCCATCGATCTCAACGAAGTCACCGACATCTATCTCCCGCTGACCCGGCTGCTCAACCTGCACTTCACCGGATCCAAGCAACGCAGCAGCGTGCTGAGCGCGTTCCTCGGACATCCCGAGCAGCGTGTCCCCTACATCCTGGGCTTGGCGGGCAGCGTCGCGGTGGGCAAGTCGACGACGGCGCGACTGCTGCACACGCTGCTGGCCCGCTGGCCCGAGCACCCGCACGTGGAGCTGATCACCACCGACAGCTTCCTCTACCCGAACGCGGTGCTGGAGGCCAAGGGGATCATGCATCGCAAGGGCTTCCCGGAGAGCTACGACCGGCGGGCGCTGGTCAGGTTCGTGGCGGAGGTGAAGGCCGGCGCGGCGGAGATCCACGCCCCTGTGTACAGCCACCTCGAGTACGACATCGTCCCCGGCACCACCCAGATCGTGAAAAGTCCCGACATTCTGATCATCGAGGGCCTCAACGTCCTCCAGCCCGCCCCGCCCACCTCCCTCGCCGTCAACGACTACTTCGACTTCTCCATCTATGTCGACGCCAAGGTCGAGGACATCCGCACCTGGTACGTCGAACGTTTCCACAAGCTCCGCCGGACGGCCTTCGAGGACCCGAAGTCGTACTTCCGGCACATCGCGGATATGTCCTACGACGAGGCCACCACCTTCGCGGTCAACGTCTGGCGCGACATCAACGAGCGCAACCTGGTCGAGAACATCGCCCCCACGAGGGGCCGCGCCGACCTCGTGCTGCAGAAGGGCGCCGACCACTCGGTCCGGAGGGTGCGGCTTCGCCGAACCTGAGCGCCTCGGATACGCGCATCAAAACGATGTCAACGTTCGATGGACAACAATGGGCGAGTGCTACATCTGCGACTGATCAGCCCGCCCGCCCGCACCGATGAGGTGACGGCGGTGTTGGAGGACTGCCCCGGCGTCACCAACATCGTCGTCCTGCCCGGAGTCGCCCGCGAGCCGAAGGGCGACATGATCTTCTGCGACGCGGCCAGGGAGTCGGCGAACGAGGTGATCGGCCGGCTCAAGTGGCTGGAGAACGAGGGCTCCATCGCCATCGAGCGGGTCGATCTGTCGCTGTCGAAGGCCGCGGAGGAGGCCGTCGAGGAGGCGCCGGGCGAGCCCGACGACGCGGTGATCTGGGAGGAGCTGGCGCAACGCGTCTCCGCCGACTCCCGCATCACGTGGGCGTACCTGGCCTTCCTCGCCGTCGCCACACAGATCGCCGGCATCGGCATCCTGCAGAACTCGCCCATTCTGATCGTCGGCGCGATGGTGCTCGGGCCGGAGTTCGGCGCGGTCGCGGCCATCTGCTTCGGCCTGCTGCAACGCCAGTGGGGCCTGATCACGACCTCGCTCAAGACACTGGCCGTGGGGTTCGCGTTGGCCATCGCGATCACCTTCGCCTGCGCGCTCGTGTCCACGTGGTTCGGCTGGATCGGCGACACCAACCTCGTCACGAACGCGGAGGTGCAGTTCATCGTCAAGCCCGACAAATGGTCGTTCATCGTGGCGCTGCTGGCCGGCGCGGCCGGTGTGCTGTCGATCACGGCAGGCAAGTCGTCGGCCCTGGTCGGCGTCTTCATCTCGGTCACCACGGTGCCCGCGGCCGGCTATGTGGCCGTCGCCCTGGCGCTGGGCCACTGGCTGGAGGTCGGACCCTCGGTCGGGCAACTCGCGGTCAACATCGCCGGAATGATCCTTTCGGGCACGGCGACGCTCGTGATCCAGCGCAGATTCTGGCCTCAAGTAGGACGACGTTCATCCCTATGACCGAGGCCACGGCCCTGATCGCCCAGGTAGGGTCCGGCACATGCACATCCTCGCCACCGAGGGGCTGACCAAACGGTTCCCCACCGTCACCGCGGTCGACCAGCTTTCGGTCACCGTGGGACCCGGAGTCACCGGTCTGGTAGGGGCCAACGGCGCCGGCAAGTCGACGCTGATCAAAATCCTGCTCGGCCTGCTGCCGCCCACCGGCGGCGCGGCGCGCGTGCTCGATCTGGACGTCACCGCCCAGGGCGCCGAGATCCGCAGGCTCGTCGGCTATATGCCGGAGCACGAATGCCTGCCGCCCGACGTCTCCGCCACCGAGTTAGTCGTCCACCTCGCACAGATGTCCGGGCTGCCGCGTACGGCCGCCCGCGAGCGCGCCGCCGACGTGCTGCGCCACGTCGGCCTGGCCGAAGAGCGCTACCGGCCCATCGGCGGTTACTCCACGGGCATGAAGCAGCGGGTCAAGCTGGCCCAGGCCCTCGTCCACGACCCCAAGCTGATCTTCCTCGACGAGCCGACCAACGGGCTCGACCCGCGCGGCCGCGACGAGATGCTCATGCTGATCAGGCGCATCGGCACCGAGTTCGGCATCAGCGTCCTGGTCACCTCGCACCTGCTGGGCGAGCTCGAGCGCATCTGCGACCACGTGATCGTCATCGACGCCGGGCGGCTGCTGCGCTCCTCGGCCATCAGCGAGTTCACGCAGGCCACGCAGACCGTCACGGTGGAGGTCGACGAGGGCATGGATCCGCTCGCGGCCCGCCTGGCCGAGGCCGGGCAGACGGTCTCGCAGCAGGGCCGCATGCTGGTGGTCAAGGTGGAGGGGCCCGAGACGTACGACGCGATCAGGGACGCCGCCGCCGACCTCG includes:
- a CDS encoding alkaline phosphatase PhoX; translation: MDRRRFLSHVVAGIAGPFAGVACAGAQGGAKAAPGAYGPLRPVRDLRDGKVRLHLPEGFKYRSFSAAGEKFSDGSAVPGRHDGMAAFSGPGGSTILIRNHEVNGPVGAFGDKDRAYDPMAGGGTSTLRVTRYGEVIKSGPSLNGTMMNCSGGPMAWRAWVSCEETVNGPDVADDFSGGDNARLTEKHGYIFEVPVGRAATARPIRSAGRFPHESAAFDPSTGAIYLTEDNFGFPSGFYRYLPPKHPVLAGKLLDGGRLQMLAVKGAKRKDLSLGQEPGAAYTTVWVDIDDPDPDFRGKPSNDEVVQAVGRQGRAQGAAIFSRLEGAVFHQGTVYFVSTQGGDTDPADPPPSGFGKGRGQVWGYETWSGRLKLVYESPRSSALDLPDNVTVSRRGTLVLCEDGEGANYLRGLTRSGQIFDFCRLEPITDDPGAEFAGSTFGPGGHTLYVNVQAKQGRSIAIWGPWERGLF
- the coaA gene encoding type I pantothenate kinase, producing the protein MELSRERWSELRKNTPLTLTAGELEELRGVDDPIDLNEVTDIYLPLTRLLNLHFTGSKQRSSVLSAFLGHPEQRVPYILGLAGSVAVGKSTTARLLHTLLARWPEHPHVELITTDSFLYPNAVLEAKGIMHRKGFPESYDRRALVRFVAEVKAGAAEIHAPVYSHLEYDIVPGTTQIVKSPDILIIEGLNVLQPAPPTSLAVNDYFDFSIYVDAKVEDIRTWYVERFHKLRRTAFEDPKSYFRHIADMSYDEATTFAVNVWRDINERNLVENIAPTRGRADLVLQKGADHSVRRVRLRRT
- a CDS encoding DUF389 domain-containing protein produces the protein MLHLRLISPPARTDEVTAVLEDCPGVTNIVVLPGVAREPKGDMIFCDAARESANEVIGRLKWLENEGSIAIERVDLSLSKAAEEAVEEAPGEPDDAVIWEELAQRVSADSRITWAYLAFLAVATQIAGIGILQNSPILIVGAMVLGPEFGAVAAICFGLLQRQWGLITTSLKTLAVGFALAIAITFACALVSTWFGWIGDTNLVTNAEVQFIVKPDKWSFIVALLAGAAGVLSITAGKSSALVGVFISVTTVPAAGYVAVALALGHWLEVGPSVGQLAVNIAGMILSGTATLVIQRRFWPQVGRRSSL
- a CDS encoding ABC transporter ATP-binding protein, whose product is MHILATEGLTKRFPTVTAVDQLSVTVGPGVTGLVGANGAGKSTLIKILLGLLPPTGGAARVLDLDVTAQGAEIRRLVGYMPEHECLPPDVSATELVVHLAQMSGLPRTAARERAADVLRHVGLAEERYRPIGGYSTGMKQRVKLAQALVHDPKLIFLDEPTNGLDPRGRDEMLMLIRRIGTEFGISVLVTSHLLGELERICDHVIVIDAGRLLRSSAISEFTQATQTVTVEVDEGMDPLAARLAEAGQTVSQQGRMLVVKVEGPETYDAIRDAAADLDLCLIRLEQGRHRIEDVFREEVAGV